A single region of the Bacillus cereus genome encodes:
- the nagA gene encoding N-acetylglucosamine-6-phosphate deacetylase: MSIFIFADKFFLEGKIVGPGFLEIKDGKFGVFSENRPEEAAEIIEYAGSWIAPGLVDTHIHGFRNYDIMDNNFEGLNQISVGLLSCGVTSFLPTTLTSSVELLNNVVEMIGVNYTKVQGAKIKGIFLEGPFFTEKHKGAQNTKYFCDPSVDMLKVWQKLSNDSIKKIAIAPERKGAVEFIEYAVGEEIVVALAHSDATYEEAKGAIEKGASIFVHTFNGMSPLHHREPGMVGAAMNLKDVFAEIICDGHHVHPVASNILMNVRGREKIVMVSDCMMAGGMLEGTYQLGEFPVKVKDGMARLESGSLAGSILQLKDAVKNVIEWGIATPEEAIYMASTAPAKSVQIDGECGKIAEGYAADFIVMTPAMDLAATYLDGVCRFQA, encoded by the coding sequence ATGTCTATTTTTATCTTTGCAGATAAGTTTTTTCTTGAGGGAAAGATCGTAGGGCCTGGATTTCTGGAAATCAAAGATGGTAAATTTGGTGTTTTTTCAGAAAATAGGCCAGAGGAAGCGGCAGAAATCATTGAGTATGCAGGAAGTTGGATCGCTCCTGGTCTAGTAGACACACATATTCATGGATTTAGAAATTACGACATTATGGACAATAATTTCGAAGGACTGAACCAAATTTCGGTAGGACTCCTTTCTTGCGGAGTCACATCCTTTTTACCGACAACCTTAACCTCTTCGGTAGAATTGTTGAATAACGTCGTTGAAATGATTGGTGTCAATTACACGAAAGTGCAAGGCGCAAAAATTAAAGGGATTTTTTTAGAAGGGCCGTTTTTTACTGAAAAGCATAAAGGGGCACAAAACACGAAATATTTTTGTGATCCATCGGTTGATATGTTGAAAGTTTGGCAGAAATTATCAAATGATTCTATTAAAAAAATTGCGATTGCACCTGAAAGAAAAGGTGCAGTGGAATTTATTGAATATGCTGTGGGAGAAGAGATTGTAGTGGCGTTGGCCCACAGTGACGCAACTTATGAAGAAGCAAAGGGAGCGATTGAAAAAGGGGCTTCCATTTTTGTTCATACTTTCAATGGAATGAGTCCGCTGCACCATCGTGAGCCGGGGATGGTTGGAGCGGCCATGAATCTAAAAGATGTTTTTGCCGAAATCATATGTGATGGACATCATGTTCATCCCGTTGCCTCAAATATTTTAATGAATGTCCGCGGCAGAGAAAAGATTGTGATGGTATCCGATTGTATGATGGCTGGAGGTATGCTTGAAGGAACTTATCAACTGGGAGAATTTCCTGTGAAAGTAAAAGATGGGATGGCTCGTTTGGAAAGCGGAAGTTTAGCAGGTAGCATTTTGCAATTAAAAGATGCTGTCAAAAATGTCATCGAGTGGGGAATTGCCACACCTGAGGAAGCGATTTACATGGCGAGTACTGCACCAGCTAAAAGTGTTCAAATCGATGGCGAATGTGGGAAGATTGCCGAGGGATATGCCGCTGACTTTATTGTGATGACGCCAGCGATGGATTTAGCTGCTACTTATCTTGATGGTGTGTGCCGTTTTCAAGCTTAA
- a CDS encoding DUF6903 family protein, whose translation MKANILFIIKIVLFIVCLSLIITYQKTAGKFELGMMLIGLAGLLGLLYDYNRKYV comes from the coding sequence ATGAAGGCTAATATTTTATTCATTATTAAAATTGTTCTGTTTATCGTATGCCTGTCTTTAATTATCACCTACCAAAAGACAGCTGGTAAATTCGAACTGGGGATGATGTTGATTGGATTAGCTGGTCTCTTAGGGCTGCTTTATGATTACAATCGGAAATATGTATAA
- the lacC gene encoding tagatose-6-phosphate kinase has translation MILSVTMNPSVDISYPIHELKLDVVNRVETVRKTAGGKGLNVARVIAQMEEVVLATGIIGGTIGEYIIQELNKSNIPNDFLKIKKESRNCIAILHEGMQTEILESGPTLSEEEGADFLEKFECLLLTTASLVTISGSLPKGLPTNFYYQMLEICHKNGIPVIMDSSGESLKNALMNKEKPFAIKPNTAELSQLLGINMEAGIIDLKQALNHELFTGIEWTIVSLGGEGAFVRYGEEYYRVTIPKIEVVNPVGSGDATVAGLAVALHQNQTVETVLKTAMTTGILNAMEAGTGYINMNKFKHYFDLVKVEKIDW, from the coding sequence ATGATTTTATCTGTCACCATGAATCCATCTGTCGATATTTCCTATCCGATTCATGAATTAAAGTTAGATGTTGTCAACCGTGTAGAAACGGTTCGTAAAACTGCTGGTGGAAAGGGCTTGAATGTTGCGCGAGTGATCGCTCAAATGGAAGAAGTCGTCCTAGCGACAGGTATTATTGGTGGTACGATTGGCGAATACATTATTCAAGAATTAAATAAAAGCAATATTCCAAATGACTTTTTAAAAATTAAAAAAGAATCAAGAAATTGTATTGCCATTCTTCATGAAGGGATGCAAACAGAGATTTTAGAATCTGGGCCGACATTATCCGAAGAAGAAGGGGCGGATTTTTTAGAAAAATTTGAATGCCTGCTGCTTACAACAGCTTCACTTGTGACAATTTCGGGCAGTTTGCCAAAAGGATTACCGACTAACTTTTATTATCAAATGTTAGAAATCTGTCATAAAAACGGAATTCCAGTGATTATGGATTCGTCAGGGGAATCTTTGAAAAACGCCTTGATGAATAAAGAAAAACCATTTGCCATCAAACCGAATACAGCGGAATTATCTCAGCTGCTGGGCATTAACATGGAAGCAGGAATCATTGATCTGAAGCAAGCATTAAACCATGAACTATTTACTGGGATTGAGTGGACTATCGTGTCATTGGGTGGCGAAGGTGCCTTTGTCAGATATGGCGAGGAATATTACAGAGTTACGATCCCGAAAATAGAAGTGGTCAATCCTGTTGGATCTGGTGATGCGACAGTTGCAGGATTAGCTGTGGCACTACATCAAAATCAAACGGTAGAGACTGTTCTTAAAACAGCGATGACTACGGGAATATTAAATGCTATGGAAGCTGGAACTGGTTATATTAATATGAATAAGTTTAAACATTACTTTGATCTCGTTAAAGTTGAAAAAATAGATTGGTAG
- a CDS encoding carbohydrate ABC transporter permease, translating into METQKRMTTETAYQDPKTMESQKEMTVETAYQAPKTVKTQKGMTTEAIYRCFIYVALITLAISIIIPVAWVFLASVKKNSEFYGSPWAMPKSFYFQNFIDAFQKANMGTYMLNSVMVTALALFILLIVALPAAYVLARYTFRGSKLINTFFKAGLFINVNYIVVPIFLMLLDGDTFLRGQLGDGFLLDNLFILAVVYAATALPFTIYLLSSFFQSLPSTYEEAALVDGAGYFKTMISVMIPIARPSIIAVILFNFLAFWNEYIIALTLIPGPNKTLPVGLMSLMAAQKSAANYGQMYAGMVLVMLPTLILYIIVQKKLTQGMTLGGLKD; encoded by the coding sequence CAAAAAAGAATGACTACAGAAACAGCGTACCAAGATCCAAAAACGATGGAAAGCCAAAAAGAAATGACTGTAGAAACAGCTTATCAAGCCCCAAAAACAGTGAAGACTCAAAAAGGAATGACTACAGAAGCAATATATCGCTGTTTTATATATGTAGCACTGATTACGTTAGCAATTTCTATTATTATTCCTGTTGCATGGGTTTTCTTAGCCTCAGTGAAGAAGAACTCGGAGTTTTATGGAAGTCCTTGGGCCATGCCGAAAAGTTTCTATTTTCAAAACTTTATCGATGCTTTCCAAAAGGCAAACATGGGTACCTATATGTTGAATTCAGTCATGGTAACTGCGTTGGCTCTGTTTATTTTATTGATTGTGGCCTTACCAGCAGCCTATGTGTTGGCAAGATATACTTTTAGAGGAAGCAAATTAATAAATACTTTTTTTAAAGCTGGATTATTCATCAATGTGAACTACATTGTTGTTCCAATTTTCTTGATGTTATTGGACGGAGATACCTTTTTACGAGGCCAACTTGGTGATGGATTTCTACTAGACAATTTATTTATTTTAGCTGTGGTATATGCGGCGACAGCGCTACCATTTACCATTTACTTGCTGTCTAGTTTTTTTCAATCGCTTCCATCCACGTATGAGGAAGCGGCGTTGGTCGATGGTGCCGGATATTTCAAAACAATGATTTCAGTCATGATTCCTATAGCTCGTCCAAGTATTATTGCCGTCATTCTATTTAATTTTCTTGCCTTTTGGAACGAATACATTATTGCATTAACATTAATTCCAGGACCGAATAAAACGTTGCCTGTTGGGTTAATGAGCTTGATGGCAGCTCAAAAATCTGCTGCGAATTATGGTCAAATGTATGCAGGAATGGTTCTAGTTATGCTGCCAACTTTGATTTTATACATCATTGTTCAAAAAAAATTAACACAAGGAATGACCCTTGGTGGTTTAAAGGATTAG
- the gnpA gene encoding 1,3-beta-galactosyl-N-acetylhexosamine phosphorylase, translating into MKKKKGRVTLPSEENFLKETKELMERWGADAIRDSDGTKLDDDIKQLDAKIYTTYFVARAHNEFAEKHMDECQQLYLMSLFNTALTDSLEIDFMKGYFEEQLKPDYVHSPKKYWEVIDRTTGEVVDVNDWEVNEEQNRVLITKAIPWHEYTVSFLVYAIWDPTQMYNHITNNWGDKPHDIPFDVRQPHSNEFMKTYLKQWLTENPDTDVVRFTTFFYHFTLVFNNLGKEKFVDWFGYGASVSVAALDAFQKEKGYRLRPEDIVDQGYYNTSFRIPTPAFLDYIDFVHKFVAEEAKKLVDIVHESGKEAMMFLGDNWIGTEPYGKYFENIGLDAVVGSVGGGATLRMIADIPHVRYTEGRFLPYFFPDTFYEGNNPTIEANENWLTARRALLRNPVDRIGYGGYLSLAYQFPEFISYIEKVTEEFREIHDTIKGVKPYSGLKVAILNSWGKLRTWQTHMVAHALWYKQIYSYLGVLESLSGAAVEVTFISFDDVINDGMPEDIDVIINAGDVGTAFSGGANWINEKLVTTIRAWMYNGGGFIGIGEPTAYQHEGHYFQLANVLGVDKELGFSLSTDKYFINPVQNHFISADSTQFDFGEGMKNIYALSDKTEIIEYSNGEVHLSSHQFGEGRSVYIAGLPYSEENTRLLMRALYYAAHKEGEFQKYHASNIYCEVHAYPSIQKMAIVNNSMVEQMTVVYDGQGNRKEVTLAPSEIRWEDFSNEG; encoded by the coding sequence ATGAAAAAGAAAAAAGGCCGTGTTACTTTACCGAGTGAAGAAAATTTTCTTAAGGAAACAAAAGAATTGATGGAACGATGGGGTGCAGATGCGATTCGCGATAGTGATGGAACGAAACTAGATGATGATATTAAACAATTGGATGCGAAAATTTATACGACTTATTTTGTTGCTCGAGCTCACAATGAGTTCGCAGAGAAGCACATGGATGAATGCCAGCAACTTTATTTAATGAGTTTGTTTAATACTGCGCTTACTGATAGCCTTGAAATTGATTTTATGAAAGGATACTTTGAGGAACAATTAAAGCCGGATTACGTTCACAGTCCTAAAAAATACTGGGAGGTTATTGATCGGACAACAGGAGAAGTTGTTGACGTTAATGATTGGGAAGTAAACGAAGAGCAAAATCGTGTTTTGATTACGAAGGCGATTCCTTGGCATGAATATACGGTTTCATTCCTAGTCTATGCGATTTGGGATCCAACCCAAATGTATAATCATATTACTAATAATTGGGGAGATAAGCCACATGATATTCCTTTTGATGTCAGACAGCCACATTCCAATGAATTTATGAAAACCTATTTAAAACAATGGCTGACAGAAAATCCGGATACAGATGTGGTCAGGTTTACAACGTTTTTCTATCATTTTACCCTTGTGTTCAATAATCTTGGTAAAGAAAAATTTGTCGATTGGTTCGGATATGGTGCTAGTGTTTCAGTTGCTGCTTTGGATGCCTTTCAAAAAGAAAAGGGCTATCGCTTAAGACCAGAGGACATTGTTGATCAAGGTTATTACAATACTTCGTTTCGAATTCCAACTCCTGCTTTTTTAGATTATATAGATTTTGTTCATAAGTTCGTTGCTGAAGAAGCAAAGAAACTTGTAGATATTGTCCATGAAAGTGGAAAAGAAGCAATGATGTTCCTTGGTGATAACTGGATTGGTACAGAACCATATGGGAAATACTTTGAAAATATCGGATTGGACGCAGTGGTAGGCAGTGTGGGTGGGGGAGCCACACTACGTATGATTGCAGATATACCACATGTTCGTTACACAGAAGGGCGTTTCTTACCTTATTTCTTCCCAGATACTTTTTACGAAGGTAACAATCCGACGATTGAAGCGAATGAAAATTGGTTAACGGCGCGCAGAGCTTTACTGAGGAATCCTGTTGATCGTATCGGGTATGGCGGTTATTTAAGTCTAGCCTATCAATTTCCGGAATTTATCTCCTATATTGAAAAAGTTACTGAGGAATTTCGTGAAATTCATGACACGATCAAAGGTGTGAAACCATACAGCGGTCTTAAAGTTGCAATTTTGAATTCTTGGGGTAAGTTGAGAACTTGGCAAACACATATGGTTGCTCATGCACTATGGTATAAACAAATTTATTCTTATTTAGGTGTTTTAGAATCCTTGAGCGGGGCTGCCGTGGAAGTTACGTTCATTAGTTTTGATGATGTCATTAACGATGGGATGCCTGAGGATATTGACGTCATTATTAATGCCGGCGATGTGGGCACAGCTTTTTCAGGCGGGGCTAATTGGATTAATGAAAAATTAGTCACAACCATTAGGGCCTGGATGTATAATGGCGGAGGTTTCATAGGCATTGGCGAACCTACAGCCTATCAGCATGAAGGACATTATTTTCAATTGGCAAACGTCTTAGGTGTTGACAAAGAACTAGGATTCAGCTTATCAACAGATAAATATTTTATTAATCCTGTCCAAAATCATTTTATTTCTGCTGACAGCACCCAATTTGATTTTGGTGAAGGAATGAAAAACATTTATGCGTTATCAGATAAAACCGAAATAATCGAATATTCAAATGGAGAAGTTCATCTTTCTAGTCATCAGTTTGGAGAAGGGAGATCCGTCTATATAGCAGGACTGCCATACAGCGAAGAAAATACACGTCTGCTGATGCGTGCGTTATACTATGCTGCCCATAAAGAAGGAGAATTTCAAAAGTATCATGCGAGCAACATTTATTGTGAAGTTCATGCATATCCATCTATTCAAAAAATGGCGATTGTTAACAACTCGATGGTCGAACAAATGACGGTTGTCTACGACGGACAAGGAAACAGGAAAGAAGTGACGTTGGCACCTAGTGAAATTAGGTGGGAGGACTTTTCAAATGAAGGCTAA
- a CDS encoding ROK family protein, with product MKKAIGIDIGGTKIAAGIISDTGELLERAEVKSAPSDSETMFGRVVEAVEQVLRKSLITIADIEGIGVGVPGKVDCEKGIAVFQNNLPWRQFPISIRLQEQLGIQRITVDNDVYMAAYAEWRAAHVKRNETFVYVTISTGISCSIIHKGSFFRGAGFAGELGLIPVLSKGINERLEKIAAGPGIQRIAEKELQVDTISTKDVFAGYINEVPEYQFIINEVTDYLTQGLYSISSLLDPHKMVFGGSVIVKNPFLLELIKAKLKMYQLPEQQHLLDQMSISTLAQNNGVAGAGLRVFEGM from the coding sequence ATGAAAAAGGCAATCGGCATTGATATTGGAGGAACAAAGATTGCAGCAGGAATCATTTCGGATACGGGCGAACTGCTTGAACGTGCGGAAGTAAAAAGTGCGCCTTCAGACAGTGAAACAATGTTTGGTAGAGTCGTAGAAGCTGTTGAACAAGTTCTCAGAAAATCATTGATTACAATCGCTGATATCGAGGGTATTGGCGTTGGGGTACCGGGAAAAGTGGATTGCGAGAAGGGTATTGCCGTTTTTCAAAACAATTTACCTTGGAGACAGTTTCCTATTTCGATCCGTTTGCAGGAGCAACTTGGTATCCAGAGGATCACGGTTGACAATGATGTCTATATGGCGGCTTATGCTGAATGGAGAGCAGCACATGTAAAAAGGAATGAAACCTTTGTCTATGTGACTATAAGTACGGGAATATCCTGTTCTATCATTCATAAAGGCTCATTTTTTAGGGGGGCAGGGTTTGCCGGAGAACTGGGTTTGATCCCTGTCCTCTCAAAGGGGATCAATGAACGATTAGAAAAAATAGCTGCTGGACCGGGGATCCAGAGGATAGCTGAAAAGGAATTACAGGTAGATACTATTTCAACCAAGGATGTTTTTGCTGGTTATATAAACGAGGTACCGGAATATCAGTTCATTATCAATGAAGTAACCGACTACTTAACTCAAGGACTTTATTCGATTTCCTCCTTATTGGATCCGCATAAAATGGTTTTTGGTGGCAGTGTCATTGTGAAAAATCCATTTCTACTGGAGTTGATTAAAGCGAAGCTGAAAATGTATCAGCTTCCTGAGCAACAACATCTTTTGGACCAAATGAGCATCAGTACATTGGCACAAAATAATGGAGTTGCTGGTGCAGGATTACGAGTATTTGAAGGTATGTAA
- a CDS encoding SIS domain-containing protein, with amino-acid sequence MFTLSQENLVSLGASITTAEIKRQPDLWAETFALYLKKSGAIEEFLQKLLTKHSRVRVIFTGAGTSAYVGDTVTPYLKEKVNEQQLEMLSIPTTTLVSNPYQFLKKDFPTVLVSFARSGNSPESVAAVQLAEQIVTDLYQITITCAKEGNLAKQAMGNENNLLLLMPEKSNDQGFAMTGSYTCMVLTALLVFDSLSTEEKSKIVKMIHQMGESVIQREDVIREIVDFDFDRIIYLGSGSLEGLAKESQLKILELTAGKIVTAFDSPLGFRHGPKSFVNEKSLVFVFVSNHPYTRQYDLDMLKEMQQDNIASYICAIEVDGEINYAGNRFVFGREAQSVPDAYLALPFVMIGQTVSLLASVKVGNTPDTPSPTGTVNRVVKGVTIYEY; translated from the coding sequence ATGTTTACATTAAGTCAAGAAAATTTAGTTTCGTTAGGTGCATCGATAACAACAGCGGAAATAAAACGGCAGCCTGATCTATGGGCCGAAACCTTTGCTTTGTATTTGAAGAAAAGCGGAGCGATTGAAGAGTTTTTGCAAAAATTATTAACGAAACACAGCCGGGTTCGAGTTATTTTTACAGGCGCTGGAACGTCTGCCTATGTCGGTGATACAGTTACCCCTTATCTAAAAGAAAAAGTCAATGAACAACAGTTGGAAATGCTAAGTATTCCGACAACCACTTTGGTTTCAAACCCTTACCAATTTTTAAAAAAGGATTTTCCAACCGTACTCGTTTCATTTGCTAGAAGTGGGAACAGCCCGGAAAGTGTTGCTGCCGTACAATTAGCTGAGCAAATAGTAACTGATTTGTATCAGATAACGATTACTTGTGCTAAAGAGGGTAATTTAGCCAAACAGGCAATGGGGAATGAAAATAATTTATTGTTATTGATGCCTGAAAAATCGAATGATCAAGGATTTGCAATGACAGGAAGTTATACGTGCATGGTGTTAACGGCATTACTCGTTTTTGATTCTTTATCGACTGAAGAAAAATCAAAGATAGTGAAGATGATTCATCAAATGGGTGAAAGTGTTATTCAAAGGGAAGACGTCATCCGAGAGATAGTAGATTTTGATTTTGACCGAATTATTTACTTAGGTTCTGGTAGTTTAGAAGGCTTAGCGAAAGAATCACAATTAAAAATATTAGAACTGACAGCCGGAAAAATTGTCACCGCATTTGATTCACCGTTAGGATTCCGGCATGGTCCAAAATCATTTGTAAACGAAAAATCATTAGTTTTTGTGTTTGTTTCCAATCATCCTTATACACGTCAATATGATTTAGATATGTTAAAAGAAATGCAGCAGGACAACATTGCCAGCTATATCTGTGCCATCGAGGTTGATGGAGAAATCAATTATGCTGGGAACAGGTTTGTATTCGGCAGAGAGGCCCAGTCTGTACCAGATGCTTACTTAGCATTACCTTTTGTCATGATTGGGCAAACAGTTTCACTGTTAGCTTCCGTGAAAGTAGGTAATACACCGGATACACCTTCACCGACAGGAACGGTGAACCGCGTCGTTAAAGGTGTTACCATCTACGAATATTAG
- the lacD gene encoding tagatose-bisphosphate aldolase, whose translation MLELTKNKLEALKRLSAENGIIGALAIDQRGSLKKMLASGGASHVGDEGIIRFKELVSEELTPFATAILLDPEYGLPAAKVRDKESGLIVAYEKTGYDASEVGRLPDLLPEWSVKRLKEAGADAIKFLLYYDFNEDEKINNYKHVYMERIGSECAAEDIPFFLEIVTYDAENDDVKSKAYAKIKPYKVIEAMKEFSKPQYKVDVLKVEVPVDMNFVEGYTEGEFVYSKEKAASYFKEQSEATELPFIFLSAGVSAKLFQETLKFAKDSGSTFNGVLCGRATWKDGVIPFAIGGEQAGRDWLKDIGKRNTEELNLVLKETANSWFAKVKVAAELQS comes from the coding sequence ATGTTAGAACTAACCAAAAATAAATTGGAAGCTCTAAAACGTTTATCTGCTGAAAATGGCATAATTGGAGCATTGGCTATTGATCAACGCGGTTCATTAAAAAAAATGCTCGCATCTGGCGGTGCAAGTCATGTTGGAGACGAGGGCATTATCCGTTTCAAAGAATTGGTTTCTGAGGAATTAACACCATTTGCAACGGCGATTCTTTTGGACCCAGAATACGGTTTGCCAGCGGCTAAGGTCCGCGATAAAGAATCAGGATTAATAGTAGCGTATGAAAAAACTGGCTACGATGCGTCAGAAGTAGGACGGTTGCCGGATCTATTACCGGAATGGTCAGTGAAACGATTAAAGGAAGCAGGTGCCGATGCTATTAAGTTCTTACTCTACTATGATTTCAATGAAGATGAAAAAATTAATAACTATAAACATGTCTATATGGAACGTATCGGATCTGAATGTGCAGCTGAAGACATACCATTTTTCTTGGAGATTGTGACTTATGATGCTGAAAATGATGATGTGAAAAGTAAAGCATATGCAAAAATAAAACCGTATAAAGTAATTGAGGCCATGAAGGAGTTCTCGAAACCACAATACAAAGTAGATGTTTTAAAAGTAGAGGTTCCAGTAGATATGAACTTTGTGGAAGGATATACAGAAGGTGAATTTGTTTACAGTAAAGAAAAAGCAGCTTCCTATTTCAAAGAACAAAGTGAAGCGACCGAGCTGCCGTTTATATTCCTGAGTGCAGGAGTAAGCGCAAAATTATTTCAAGAAACATTAAAATTTGCTAAAGACTCCGGTTCTACCTTTAACGGAGTGTTATGTGGTCGGGCAACCTGGAAAGACGGTGTGATACCGTTTGCTATAGGCGGTGAACAAGCAGGTCGTGATTGGTTAAAAGATATTGGTAAACGGAATACTGAAGAATTAAATCTCGTATTGAAAGAGACAGCTAACTCATGGTTTGCTAAAGTAAAAGTAGCAGCTGAGCTTCAAAGTTAG